GCAGCACCCGTTGCAGATAGATGGCGCCATAGGCCGACTGCCCGATGATGGCACACTGGGCGCAGAACAGGACAAGGCCATCGGCACAGAACTGCCGCCGTGTGAACAGGCGCACATCCACCAAGGGGTCCGCCGCCCGCGCCTGCGTGGCCACGAACAGCACCAGCAGCAAAGCCCCGATGGCGATCAGCGAGAGCGTGAGCGGCGAGGTCCAGCCCCAGGCATGGCTCTCCTGGAGACCCAGCACGATGGGGCCGAGCGCCGCCACCAGAAGCAGGCTGTGTGCGGGCCGGAAGGTACCGCTGCGCGGGCTCGCGGCGGCCGGGCCCGCAGCGCGCAGCAGAAGCAGGACGGCAAGGGCCAGCGGCAGATTGACGAAGAAGGCCCAGCGCCAGCCGCCCACCTGCACCACCGCCCCGCAGACGATGGGGCCGATGACCATGGCAAGCCCGCCGAGGCCGCTGTAAAGCCCCATCGCCCGCCCGCGCTCCGTGGGGCCGAACGCCTCGGTGGCGAGCAGCGCCGCCGCCGGCGCCATCAGGATGTTGCCGAGTCCTTCAAGGGTGCGCCCGCACAGCAGCATGGGCAGATTGACCGCAAGCCCGCTCACCACTGAGCCGAACGCGAACAGCATCACACCGACGCGGAAAACCCGCGCACGGCCATAGACATCGGCCAGCCGGCCACCTGTGGCGATGGCCACCGCCACGGTGAGGGCGTAGAGGGTGATGATCCATTGCTGGGCGCCATGGCTCAGCACCAGGTCCCGCTGGATGGAGGGCAGCGCCACGGCGGTGCCGGTGGCGTCGATCATGATCATGCCGAGCGCGCCAGCCGCCGCGAAGACGGTGCACCAGCGCTGCCGGCTGTCGATCGACCCGACGCCCATCCCGCGAGCCCTCATGTGAACGGCCGTCCTGACAGCGGAATACATGTCAAAACGGTAACATGAGGCCAATTGTCCCGCGCGCGGCCCAGCTTGTACAGGGCTGCGGGGCGGTGGGGTCAATTATCGCCGGGTCTCCAGGCATGGCACCGGCCGGAGACGCCCTCTACGACTTGCAGATGCCAGAGCGGGCGGCTCCTAGACCGCGTATTTCAGCATGGACGGGCTGGCGATCTGCGTCAGGCGGCGGGTCTTCGCGTCGATGCCGTTCAACAGGCGTTCGCATTCGGCGAGGATGCGGGCGAGCGAGGTCTTCTTGCCATCGGGCGCCGAACCTTCATGGCGGATGGCCGAGGCGAGCCAGGCGAGGCGATCGAGGTCATATCTCATCACATAGCGCAGAAACTTGTTCTCCACGCAGATGATGGGCAGGAGCGCATGCTCAACATCGAGCGCGAGCGTGCCGATCGCCTCGCTGCTGGCATTGGCCTCGACCTCGAGGCGCGCGGAATGCACCAGCGTCTTGGCCTCCTGCGTCCGCGCGGCAAAGTCGGCCGACGTGATGCGGTCGCGCCGGAAATGGAATTCATCGGTCGCAATGAGTTCCTGGAGCGAAATCTCGGACTGATGGCGCGCGGCCTTCCAGATCAGGGCGCCGGCCAGAACGGTGAACAGGCCGCAGATGACCGAGCCGGAAAAGTCGATCCAGCCGTCCGCCGTCGCCGGTATGCCGCGGACGAAACCGGCAGCGGCCATGGCCACCGCGACAACCACGACGCATTGCACCACGCGCCGCGTGGAGATGCCTTCCATCCTCAATCCCCCGCCGATCGCCGAGAAGCCGATCCGATGACGCGCAACCGACCCGATCGGCCAATCTCCCGCTGTCGGACCACACCCCCGGCAGGTGGCTGCAACAACCCGCCGCGCTCAGCTTACAGCGGATAGAACGGTACAATGTGACGCAAAGGTCAATCTTTTAATCAGACAGCCTGCAAAGCAGACGCCCACAACCCGCCAGATCCCGGGCGATCCGCCCCGTCAAACAGCCTCAACGGGACGACTACCCCCTCACGCGCGCCGCTCAAGAACGGAGAGGCCCGCAAGCACCGCGAGGCTGACGATCATGGCCGCCACCAGCACATCCAGCATGGCGGCGGCGCCGAAGCGGGTCAGCAGAAAGGCCGCGCCGGACGGGGCCAGCGCTTGCAGGATGAGGTTCGGCCGGGCGATGCGGCCGATCACGGGGGCATAGCGCTCGGGGCCGAACACCGCGAGGGGGACCGTGCCGCGGGCGATGGAATAGACGCCCGTGCCCAGCCCGTAGAAGACGAGCGCCAGCCCCGGCCAGGCAAAGCCGAGGGCCAGCAGCGTGAGGCCGAGGCTCATCATCACCACGGCGATGCCCAAGGTCCACAAGGGGTGATAGCGCCCGCCGCCGGCCATCTCCAGCAGGCGGGAGGCAACCTGGGCCGGGCCCAGCAGCATGGCGATGGACACCGCCTGGGCCAGCGTCAGCCCCTGCGACTGGAGGACGGTGAGCAGATGCTGCGAAATGGCCGCCGAGGTGGCCCCGCACAAGGTGATGGTGCTGGCGAGCAGGATGAATTTCAGCTGGTCGATGCCGGTCAGACGGAGCGGCGCGGATGTCCGGCCGGGCGTATCGTCGGCAGAACCTGTAGCCGGGGGCGCGGGCGCCGGCAACGCGAAGAGGACCAGAGGCACGCACAGGAGGCCCATGATGGCGGCATAAGCAAAGCAGGTGCCGCGCCAGCCGAGCTGATGCTCCAGAAAGCTCGACACCGGCCAGCACAGCGTGCTGGCAAAGCCGCCCCACAGGGTGAGGCGGGTAATGACCGGCCGCGCAGCAAGGCCGAACAGCCGCCCCAGCGCGGCAAAGGCCGCATCATAAAGGCAGGCCCCCATGCCGAGGCCGATGACCACCCATCCGCCGATGAAGACGGGGAGCGACGTGGCAAGGCCGATGAGCACCTGGCCCAGCGCCATGAGCAGACAGCCCGCCGCCAGCACGGAACGCCCGCCGCTGCGCGCGATGCGCGTGCTCACAGCGGGCGAAATCAGCCCCGCCACCAGCATGCCGATCGAGAGCGCGCCCACCACCCAGGGCAGAGGCCAGCCGGTATCGGCGGCAATGGGCTGGGCGAGCACCGCCAGCAGGTAGAAGGACGATCCCCACGCGAAGATTTGCACCACGCCCAGCGCGGGCACGAGGCGGAACAGGGGCACAGCGGCGGGGCTGGCTGCGGTCATGGTCGGCGTCCCGCTGAGCGGAACCGGAAGGCGGAGGACATGATGAAAAAACAGGCCGAGAATCGCCTGCACCCTTGATGGGCAGTCTGGGGAGGCTCAGCTAACACGGCCCGCCCGGCCTCGCCACCGCCTGAAATTGCAGACCGCCCGAACGACGCCTGCGCCCGGCACGCAGCGCAGCGGCCTGCGTCTCCCCCGTCCGTCAAACGGAAAAGACACCTCTGCAGACGGTCCCGGCAGATTTGAGTGCCATCGGCCGCGCAACTCCGCTAGAGCACTCGCCGGGCTGTGCGGCGCCCCCATCCGCCCTCGCCGCCCGGACGACGTTTCAGGAGCCTCCCATGTCCGAGATCAAGGCCCGCATCCTTACCGGCCTGCGCATGAATTTCATTCATCCCGAGGATCTGGGCAGCGCGCTCATCCTCGATCTGGAGACCGACGAGGGCGAGGAGCGTTACGTGCTGCCCTGCAACCCGGCGCTTTCCACGGAAGAGATCGAGGCCATCGGCGACGAGATCATGGCCTCCCTCGACAAGCTGATCGCCCCCTCGGACGACGAGGACCTCGACGGGGACGAGGGCGGCGAAGACAAGGCCTGAAGCCGCGGGCGACCGGCGCTGCATTAACCCTGAGGGCTGGATGAGGGCACCAAACGCGGGCTCGGGCGTTGTCCCATCGACCTGAGACGGGAGCCGCTTCGCTCCCCCCGGCGATGGAGGTGCCCGTGCCGCAGATGACCACTCCCGCTCTTCGCCTCGCGGCGCTGCTGTCGCTCGCTGTGGCCGGCGGCCTGCCCGCCCAGGCCCAGCCTCAGAACCCGGCACAGCCGGAAGCGCATCAGCCGGGCACGCCGGCGGCCGCGCCGACACCGGCGCCAGCTACGCCGCCCGCCGCCACGCCTTCGGCGGATGGCCCGGGCAGCGCAGAGCGCTCACAGCGGATGGACAAGCCGGGCAAGAGCGGCGGCAACGACAAGGCAGCCGAGCCGGATGTGGTGAACGACACCACGCTCGTCATGGCCTGCAAGCAGAAGGCCCTCGGCATCCTCAAGAACCGCTCACCGTCGGTGGAGGACATCTTCATCGACATGGACGGCCTCACCGTCGCGCAGGCCGACACCATGGTCGGCAACACGAAGGTGATCGGCGTCATGATGGGCGAGGCCTATATCCAGCGCGACAAGACCGACAAGGTCCACCGCTTCCTCTGCCTGACCGGCGAAGGCGGCAAGGTGCTGATGACCTTCTTCACCGAGCGCTGAACACCGCACTCCGGCTCGAACCGGCTGCGCCGCCGCACAGCGGACCTATTGCTGCGCCGCGCAGCGGGTGGCGGCGGATCTGGTGCGGGCGAGCGACGGCAGGCGCACGGAGGTCTCGCTGGTCAGCACAGGCGTCAGGCCCTGCTTGGTGTATTCCTGAAACTTCGGGCAGGTCTTGGCGGTCGCCGGGCCGACGATGGCGGAGAAAGTCACGGCTTCGGCCGTGATCTTTACCGGCGTCTCGCCGTCATAGGCCTGGGTGAGGACAGGCTTGCGGGCCGCCATGTCATAGATGACGAGGTTGCGGCTCGGCCCGGTGCCGCGGTCCATGACGAGGAAGCGTCCAGCCGCCCCCACCACGTAATCCGCTTCGTTCGGGCTGCTCACCTCCACGTCGCCGGGCGTCTTCTTATAGACGCACTCGGGCGCGGCGGCGCCAGCCGGAACGGGGCGCACCAGAATGTCGCTGCCCGGACCGAGCGTGCTGTCGCGATGGATCACCAGGAAGCCGTCGGACGAGAGGCATTTGGACGGGCTCTGCGGCGCCGCGGCGGCGGGGACACCGGCAAGAAGGCCCCACCCCATCAGGCCCATCATCGCCCCACAGACGCCCGCGCCCAAAGACCCCAGGTTCGGCCTACGCATATCCGTTTCCCGCCGTCATCTGAAATGCCCCGTCCGCCCTATACCGCCTTTTGCCGGCGCCGCGAAGCCGGATGACGGAACGCGCCGCCCCGGCGCCTAGGCGACGGGAACCTCCGAGGCTTGCTGAACGAGAGGCAGCCACAGTTCCACCCGCCACAGACCTGCCGATCGTCTTTCCACAACCGCGCCGCCGGCGCCCTCCACGATGGCGCGCCCCAGCGCAAACGCCTGCGCTCCGCCGGCATCCGTGAGGCCCGCGAGACCGACGCACGCATAGGTTCCAGGCAGACGATCCCCCGGCTCGTCGCCCCCGACGCAGGCGAAGGAGACGGTCGCGCCGATCCGCGCAAGTTCCGGCGCGGCGCGGGCCATCCCCAGAACCACATCGAGCAGGGCGGCACCCAGCGGCGCCGGGCTCAGGTGCACGGTGAGGTGCGCGGCATCGCGCGTTTCCTGAAGGGTCAGGTCGGGCAACCCCGCGGCGGTGGCGAGACCGGCCACGTCCCCCAACACCTCGCCCACCTCCGCTTCGCCTGCGGCAGCCGGCGAACCTCGGGCCGCCGCCAGCACCGCCGCGATGATATCGGTTTCGCGCAAGGCCGCCTCCCCCGCCCCCGTCGAGAGCGCGGCCCGCAGGCGCAGAACGAGCAGATCCAAGAGCGCAAGATCCGGGGCCATGACGGGCTCCGGCGGCGGCGTCTCCGCCGCCTCCACCCGGCCCCGCGGCAGAAAGGCGACCGCAGCCAGAGCGGCCATCGCAAGGAGAGCGAGCGCTCCGATGCAGAGCGCGTGCTTCCGCCATGCCGCGAGCACTTCCGACTGGCGTGCCGCGACCGCGATGACGAGATCGGGGGCGGCCAACACGCGGAAGGCATGCAGCGCCCGGTCTCCCCCTGTCAGCGACGTGCCTGTGAAGATGCCCGCGCTCGCCGCCTTGGCCTGCCGGAGAATCTCGTTCTGCTCCGGCAGGCGCTCGATCATCCGGGCCCCGTCGGTCCGCAGCAGCACGACGCCATCGGTGCGGGCGATGAGCAGGGGCGCATCTCCCACCATCCGCCCGTAGAGGCTCACCAGCACCTGCGGCAGGACGGCGACCCCGACCGCACCCCGCAGAACGCCGTCGCTCAGGATCGGACGGGTCGCGACGAAATTCTCGGTCCGCGAAACCTGCCCGCGGGCCGGCTCATTGAGGAAAAGGCCGGTCTCGCCATTGCGGTAGGCCCGGAAATATTCCCGCTGGCGCATGTCATAGGGCGGGATCGGAAAGGCACGGCTCGAGGCCACGAGCTTGCCCTCTCCGTCGACCACGAAAACGGATTCGAGGGTCGGCATCCGCTCCCGCAGGCGGGCCAGAAGGTCATGCAGGCTGGCGTCGTTGCGGGCCTGGGCGAGATCCTGCCGCGGGATCTGGGTCAGCGTCAGTTCAAGCGCGAGGTCCAGCGTCCGCACCAGCGTCGCCATGTGCTCGCTCACCGCCAGCACGCGCCGGTCCAGCAGATCCCGCGCCCGCCCCAGTTCCACTTCCCGGTCGATGAGGACGGCGGAGAGCGCCGTGAGAAGGATCGTCAGCGCCGCGGCCGCCGCAAACGCGCGCCGGCCACGCCGGAACAAGGCGTCCGCGCGCCAAGATCGGCCCATTCACTGCCCCTCCCTCCCCGGAGAAGCATAGCGTAAGGCCCACGCCGCATTCCGCCAAGGATGCCGGCTCGACTTTTCGCAAAGCGGCATGCCCTTGTTCACTCTGAAGAAACAGTCTGTGCAAACGGCGCTATACCGGCCGGCGAAGACGCACCTGCCGCAGCTGAATGTCGGCATTGCTTGGCGCATCCATCATTTCGTCGAGAAGTTCCGCTCTTCTTTGTTGACGCGCGGCAGGCTAAACAGACGCATCGGCGCTGCGCGCCGCAGTTGGAGGCTCGGGATGAGTTTGAGACGTTTTGCTCTCTTGGTGCTGGGAGGGCTCTCCCTGTCGGTGGCGGCTCCGCAGATCGCTGCGGCCCAGTCGGTGCCCTCTGGCCCCTATCTGCGCTCGTGCAACGACGTGCGGGTTTCCCGCGGCGTCGATCTCGTGGCGATGTGCCGGGCCCGCAACGGCGAATGGTTCCCCACCCGTCTTCCGAACTTTCTCAGCTGTGTGAGCGCCATCCAGAATCTCGACGGCAATCTCGCCTGCGAGCGCGGTCGCGGCGGCGGCGGCGGATGGAATGGCGGCGGTGGTGGCTGGAACGGTGGTGGCGGCGGCTATGCCCCCCCGCCTCCGCCCCCGCCGCGGAACAATCTGCCGCCGGGCTCCTACCGCGCCTCCTGCCAGGTGCAGGACTTCTCCGGCGGCTGGCTGCGCGCGAGCTGCAACAACGGCCGCAACCAGTGGCGCAACACGCAGCTCTATGTGCCGGGCTGCAAGGGCGACATCGGCAACATGGGCGGCAATCTGGTCTGCAACCGCTGACAAAAAAACCGCCGGAACATGCGTTCCGGCGGGTTTAAACACCATCCTGGACGGCTCCCTTTCGGGAGCCGTTTGCATTTGCAATCAGCGCCGCAGGGACTTCACGTCGCGCACCGCGCCGCGGGCGGCGGAGGTGGTGAGGGCGGCATAGGCCTGCAACGCCTGCGAGACCACGCGCTGGCGGTCTTTCGGCTTCCAGGCTGCGTCGCCCTTGGCCTCCATGGCCGCACGGCGGCGGGCCATTTCCTCGTCCGAGATGGCGAGGTGGATGCGGCGGTTGGGGATGTCGATCTCGATGGTGTCGCCCTCTTCCACGAGGCCGATGGCGCCGCCCTCGGCAGCTTCCGGCGACACGTGGCCGATGGACAGGCCCGAGGAACCGCCCGAGAAGCGCCCGTCCGTCACCAGAGCGCAGGCTTTGCCGAGGCCCTTCGACTTCAGATAGGAGGTCGGGTAGAGCATCTCCTGCATGCCGGGACCGCCGCGCGGTCCCTCGTAGCGGATGAGCACGATGTCACCGGCCTTGATCTTGCCGTTGGCGAGGATCGCCTCCACCGCCGCATCCTGGCTCTCGAAGATGCGGGCCGGGCCCGTGAACTTCAGGATGGAAGCGTCCACGCCCGCCGTCTTCACGATGCAGCCATCCTCGGCAATGTTGCCGAACAGCACGGCGAGGCCGCCGTCCTTGGAATAAGCGTGCTCGAAATCGCGGATGACGCCGCTGGCGCGGTCCGTGTCCAGATCGTCCCAGCGACGGGACTGGCTGAAGGCCACCTGGGTCGGCACGCCGCCGGGCGCTGCGCGATAGAAGGTGGTGACGCTCTCGGCCTTCGTGCGCGTCACGTCCCAGCGCTCCAGCGCATCCTTCATGGACGGCGCGTGGACCGTGGGCAGGTCGGTGTGGATCAGGCCGGCGCGGTCGAGTTCGCCGAGGATGCCCATGATGCCGCCCGCGCGGTGCACGTCTTCCATGTGGATGTTGGCGACCGCGGGCGCCACCTTGCAGAGCACCGGCACCTTGCGCGACAGGCGGTCGATGTCCGCCATGGTGAAGGGCACCTCGCCCTCATTGGCGGCGGCGAGCAGATGCAGCACCGTGTTGGTGGAGCCGCCCATGGAGATGTCGAGCGTCATGGCATTCTCGAACGCCTTGAAGCTGGCGATGGTGCGCGGCAGCACGCCCGCATCGTCCTGCTCGTAATAGCGGCGGGCGAGGTCCACCACGAGGTGGCCAGCCTCCACGAACAGGCGCTCGCGGTCCGCATGGGTGGCGAGCACGGAGCCGTTGCCCGGCAGGGCGAGGCCGAGGGCCTCGGTGAGGCAGTTCATGGAATTGGCGGTGAACATGCCCGAGCAGGAGCCGCAGGTGGGGCACGCGGAGCGCTCCATCACCTTCACGTCCTCGTCCGACACGCGATCGTCGGCGGCGGCGATCATGGCGTCGATCAGGTCCACCTTCTTCTCGCCGGTGGAGAGGAGCACCTTGCCGGCCTCCATGGGGCCACCGGAGACGAAGACGGCCGGGATGTTGAGGCGCATGGCGGCCATCAGCATGCCGGGGGTGATCTTGTCGCAATTGGAAATGCAGACCATGGCGTCGGCGCAGTGCGCGTTCACCATGTACTCCACGCTGTCGGCGATGATCTCGCGGGACGGCAGCGAATAGAGCATGCCGTCATGGCCCATGGCGATGCCGTCATCCACCGCGATGGTGTTGAACTCCTTGGCGACGCCGCCGGCCTTCTCGATCTCGCGGGCCACGAGCTGGCCGAGATCCTTCAGGTGCACATGGCCGGGCACGAACTGGGTGAAGGAGTTCACCACCGCGATGATCGGCTTGCCGAAATCCCCGTCCTTCATGCCGGTGGCGCGCCAGAGGCCACGGGCTCCGGCCATGTTGCGGCCATGGGTGCTGGTGCGGGAACGATAAGCGGGCATGTCCTCGGTACCTTTATGTCCTGTTCGGGGGCGCTCTGCGCAATTTTATAACGGCTGTCTTAGAGCGAATTCAGGCAACAGAGAAATCTTTTTCGCGTGCGAGCCATGCATCTTGGCCATGGCGCATCGGGGAGGCGTTGCGTGAGCGGAACCGTTCGATGCGTCCGGTGGTTGTCATGGCATTCCCACCAACCGAAAGGACGGACCCATGG
The Azorhizobium caulinodans ORS 571 genome window above contains:
- a CDS encoding MFS transporter encodes the protein MRARGMGVGSIDSRQRWCTVFAAAGALGMIMIDATGTAVALPSIQRDLVLSHGAQQWIITLYALTVAVAIATGGRLADVYGRARVFRVGVMLFAFGSVVSGLAVNLPMLLCGRTLEGLGNILMAPAAALLATEAFGPTERGRAMGLYSGLGGLAMVIGPIVCGAVVQVGGWRWAFFVNLPLALAVLLLLRAAGPAAASPRSGTFRPAHSLLLVAALGPIVLGLQESHAWGWTSPLTLSLIAIGALLLVLFVATQARAADPLVDVRLFTRRQFCADGLVLFCAQCAIIGQSAYGAIYLQRVLHFAPLQSGLAMLLFLGPMMVCAPLSGVLYDRHGVKVPVVAGLTLATLGFVLEVHALPRMDFLYMAPALVMLGAGMGLALSQTYTDGTAQVAESHRGRAFGALDTVRQLGGAIGMAAIGTVVVALERGRVLAIAAEAAPEGAARAQLEALMADAAYGKDEAVRTLAEQWPAVGAALRLSAARSISEGYYVGAAMLALALCAAVLVMRRPPHAPREIAKGAS
- a CDS encoding MFS transporter translates to MTAASPAAVPLFRLVPALGVVQIFAWGSSFYLLAVLAQPIAADTGWPLPWVVGALSIGMLVAGLISPAVSTRIARSGGRSVLAAGCLLMALGQVLIGLATSLPVFIGGWVVIGLGMGACLYDAAFAALGRLFGLAARPVITRLTLWGGFASTLCWPVSSFLEHQLGWRGTCFAYAAIMGLLCVPLVLFALPAPAPPATGSADDTPGRTSAPLRLTGIDQLKFILLASTITLCGATSAAISQHLLTVLQSQGLTLAQAVSIAMLLGPAQVASRLLEMAGGGRYHPLWTLGIAVVMMSLGLTLLALGFAWPGLALVFYGLGTGVYSIARGTVPLAVFGPERYAPVIGRIARPNLILQALAPSGAAFLLTRFGAAAMLDVLVAAMIVSLAVLAGLSVLERRA
- a CDS encoding cache domain-containing protein, yielding MGRSWRADALFRRGRRAFAAAAALTILLTALSAVLIDREVELGRARDLLDRRVLAVSEHMATLVRTLDLALELTLTQIPRQDLAQARNDASLHDLLARLRERMPTLESVFVVDGEGKLVASSRAFPIPPYDMRQREYFRAYRNGETGLFLNEPARGQVSRTENFVATRPILSDGVLRGAVGVAVLPQVLVSLYGRMVGDAPLLIARTDGVVLLRTDGARMIERLPEQNEILRQAKAASAGIFTGTSLTGGDRALHAFRVLAAPDLVIAVAARQSEVLAAWRKHALCIGALALLAMAALAAVAFLPRGRVEAAETPPPEPVMAPDLALLDLLVLRLRAALSTGAGEAALRETDIIAAVLAAARGSPAAAGEAEVGEVLGDVAGLATAAGLPDLTLQETRDAAHLTVHLSPAPLGAALLDVVLGMARAAPELARIGATVSFACVGGDEPGDRLPGTYACVGLAGLTDAGGAQAFALGRAIVEGAGGAVVERRSAGLWRVELWLPLVQQASEVPVA
- a CDS encoding CVNH domain-containing protein, with protein sequence MSLRRFALLVLGGLSLSVAAPQIAAAQSVPSGPYLRSCNDVRVSRGVDLVAMCRARNGEWFPTRLPNFLSCVSAIQNLDGNLACERGRGGGGGWNGGGGGWNGGGGGYAPPPPPPPRNNLPPGSYRASCQVQDFSGGWLRASCNNGRNQWRNTQLYVPGCKGDIGNMGGNLVCNR
- the ilvD gene encoding dihydroxy-acid dehydratase — its product is MPAYRSRTSTHGRNMAGARGLWRATGMKDGDFGKPIIAVVNSFTQFVPGHVHLKDLGQLVAREIEKAGGVAKEFNTIAVDDGIAMGHDGMLYSLPSREIIADSVEYMVNAHCADAMVCISNCDKITPGMLMAAMRLNIPAVFVSGGPMEAGKVLLSTGEKKVDLIDAMIAAADDRVSDEDVKVMERSACPTCGSCSGMFTANSMNCLTEALGLALPGNGSVLATHADRERLFVEAGHLVVDLARRYYEQDDAGVLPRTIASFKAFENAMTLDISMGGSTNTVLHLLAAANEGEVPFTMADIDRLSRKVPVLCKVAPAVANIHMEDVHRAGGIMGILGELDRAGLIHTDLPTVHAPSMKDALERWDVTRTKAESVTTFYRAAPGGVPTQVAFSQSRRWDDLDTDRASGVIRDFEHAYSKDGGLAVLFGNIAEDGCIVKTAGVDASILKFTGPARIFESQDAAVEAILANGKIKAGDIVLIRYEGPRGGPGMQEMLYPTSYLKSKGLGKACALVTDGRFSGGSSGLSIGHVSPEAAEGGAIGLVEEGDTIEIDIPNRRIHLAISDEEMARRRAAMEAKGDAAWKPKDRQRVVSQALQAYAALTTSAARGAVRDVKSLRR